One Sporichthyaceae bacterium genomic region harbors:
- the pth gene encoding aminoacyl-tRNA hydrolase: MSTEDRWLVVGLGNPGPQYLANRHNIGFLVIDVLADRARASLKGHKAHAEAAEARLGGPGGTRVVLARPRSYMNESGGPVSGLAKYYEIPAERIVVIHDELDLPFAALRLKFGGGDNGHNGLKSIRRSLGTGDFHRVRFGIDRPPGRMDAAAYVLRDFSSTERKDLDLEIDRAADAVEMLIGEGLEKAQNTFNG; encoded by the coding sequence ATGTCGACCGAGGACCGCTGGTTGGTCGTCGGCCTGGGGAATCCAGGCCCGCAGTACCTGGCCAACCGGCACAACATCGGCTTCCTGGTGATCGACGTTCTCGCCGACCGTGCACGGGCGTCCCTGAAGGGACACAAGGCGCACGCCGAGGCGGCTGAGGCTCGACTGGGCGGGCCGGGCGGCACCCGAGTGGTGCTCGCCCGGCCGCGCTCGTACATGAACGAGTCCGGCGGTCCGGTCTCCGGGTTGGCCAAGTACTACGAGATCCCGGCCGAGCGGATTGTCGTCATCCACGACGAGCTGGATCTGCCGTTCGCGGCGCTGCGGCTGAAGTTCGGCGGCGGCGACAACGGCCACAACGGGCTGAAATCGATCCGCCGCTCGCTGGGTACCGGCGACTTCCACCGGGTCCGCTTCGGTATCGACCGCCCGCCCGGCCGGATGGACGCGGCCGCCTACGTGCTGCGCGACTTCTCCTCCACCGAACGCAAGGACCTCGACCTGGAGATCGACCGGGCCGCGGACGCCGTCGAGATGCTGATCGGCGAGGGCCTCGAGAAGGCCCAGAACACCTTCAACGGCTGA
- a CDS encoding DUF3097 domain-containing protein, which translates to MDRYSEDPLAGNWRRPKVVPEVAAADDLVVEEAESGFCGAVVGREKGPGGHLVTLEDGLGRRRVFPLGPGYLIDGAPVTLVAPQSAGPSRPTRTASGSVAVAGVRARVARESRIYVEGKHDAELVEKVWGDDLRIEGVVVEYLEGVDHLPEIVAEFAPEPTRRLGVLVDHLVPGSKESRIAASIRSPHVLVVGHSFVDIWQAVKPVAVGIRAWPTVPPGRPWKEGVLEALGWHVEPHLAWKRILGGVRSWTDLEPELIGRVEELIDFVAVGVSR; encoded by the coding sequence ATGGACCGCTACTCCGAGGACCCACTGGCCGGTAACTGGCGCCGCCCCAAGGTCGTGCCCGAGGTGGCCGCTGCCGACGACCTGGTGGTCGAGGAGGCCGAGAGCGGGTTCTGCGGTGCGGTGGTCGGCCGGGAGAAGGGCCCCGGCGGCCACCTGGTCACGCTCGAGGACGGGCTGGGGCGCCGACGGGTGTTTCCACTAGGCCCGGGCTACCTGATCGACGGCGCGCCGGTGACGTTGGTCGCACCGCAGTCCGCGGGGCCGAGCCGGCCCACCCGGACCGCGTCCGGCTCGGTGGCAGTGGCCGGGGTCCGCGCCCGGGTCGCTCGGGAGAGCCGAATCTACGTCGAGGGCAAGCACGACGCCGAACTGGTCGAGAAGGTCTGGGGCGACGACCTACGCATCGAGGGTGTGGTCGTCGAATACCTGGAAGGCGTCGACCACCTGCCGGAGATCGTCGCCGAGTTCGCCCCGGAACCGACCCGGCGGCTCGGGGTGCTGGTCGACCACCTGGTGCCCGGCAGCAAGGAGTCCCGGATCGCCGCCTCGATCCGCTCACCGCACGTGCTGGTCGTCGGGCACTCGTTCGTGGACATCTGGCAGGCCGTCAAACCGGTCGCGGTGGGTATCCGGGCCTGGCCGACCGTCCCGCCCGGGCGGCCGTGGAAGGAAGGCGTGCTGGAGGCGCTCGGCTGGCATGTCGAGCCGCACCTGGCGTGGAAACGGATCCTCGGCGGCGTGCGCTCCTGGACCGACCTGGAGCCGGAACTGATCGGCCGCGTCGAGGAGCTCATCGACTTCGTGGCGGTGGGCGTCAGCCGTTGA